Below is a window of Yimella sp. cx-51 DNA.
ATCCACTCCACCACCTGGGAGTGGGACAACGCCTCGCCTGCAGACCTGTGGAAGCACAGCCACAACGAGTTGCACCACACGTACACCAATGTGCTCGGGCGCGACAACGATCTCGGCTACGGCATCATGCGCGTCGACGAGGACCAGAAGTGGTCGCCCTTCTACCTGGGGCAGCCGGCCTGGAACTTCCTCAACGCCTGCTTCTTCGAGTACGGCATCGCCGCGTACGACCTCGAGCTGGGCAAGTACTTCGCCGGCCGCAAGGACAAGGAGCGCTTCAAGACCGACTCCCGCAAGGTACTCAACAAGATCCGTCAGCAGATGACCAAGGACTACGTCATCCACCCGGCGCTTGCTGTGCCTTTCGGCTCCGCGAAGCGGACGCTGTTCGCGAACTACCTCGCCAACCTCGGCCGTAACCTGTGGACGCACTCGGTCATCATGTGCGGCCACTTCCCGGAGGGTGTCGAGACGTTCACCAAGACCTCCATCGACGGTGAGACCCGCGGAGACTGGTACCTGCGCCAGATGATCGGTTCGGCCAATATCGACGGCTCGCGCGCGATGCACATCGCCACCGGCAACCTCAGCTACCAGATCGAGCACCACCTCTTCCCCGACCTGCCGAGCAACCGCTACCAGGAGATCTCGCCGAAGATCCGCGACATCTGTGAGCGCTACGGCCTGCAGTACGTGACGGGTCCCTTGCACAAGCAGGTCGCCTCGGCGTGGGGGAAGGTCTTCCGACTGTCGTTGCCCAACCACCTGGCTGCGAAGTTCGCGCCGAAGCCGCGTCGCCGCGTCGTGGCTCCCACTGCGCTGCCGAGTCAGCTGCGCGAGCGTGAAAGCGCCACTGTCGCAGCCTGATTCGGCTGCCGGGCCGACGTCGGTGGGTAGGCGTCGCTGAACTCGCAGGCATCTGAGCTGGCGGAATGTGGGCCCTCGACATGGTGATTCTCGCTTGAGTCGAGCAGCAGATTCAGCGTCGAAAGGGGTTGTCGGTGGTCACGCATAGCTTGTTTCATGCAACTCGAACAGCGCGCAGATTTCGCCGATCGCCACAGTGCGATCGACGTGGCGCGCGCTGCGCTGAACGGGCTGAACGACGGGCTCTTCCAAGCGCCCGGCACTGTGCTGACGCAGTTCATGACGGAAGTCGACGACCTCGTCAGGCTCGCAGCCGCGGCACGCGTTGCCATCACCGCGGAGGCCGTGCAGCGCGGTGAGGTGTTGACCTCCACCTCACGGCGCACGCTGGCGTGGGTGCGCTCGTAGGCTCCAACCACAGTCGAGGCAGGCGCCTCCGACATCGCGTCATGTTCCGCAGCGGTCAACTCGCGCGGCGATGCAGCTCCGGTCGGAGCGGCAGTCGTTGATGCGCAGATCTCGCCGCGCACGGGCGCGACCGTGTTGCGTGAGATGGAGAAGCTGCGCGCGGAGGTCGAGCCCGAAGCCATGTTGGCGGTCATCGACGCGCTGCTGCAGATGGGTAGACGACACGGCCCTGCCGGGGTGCGCATGGTGCGTCCCGAACTGCTGGCGCGCTTCGGTTCGAGCGCGTTCCAGGAGGATCAGGAACGTCGCGCCCAACGCGTCGAGCTCAGCCGAGGCATCGAGGACGACGGCCTGCACCGGTACGACCTCACGCTCGACAACGAGAGCCGTGCGATCCTGGAGGGAGCGATCGGCCCGTTGTCCAAGCCGGTGCCTGGCCCGAACGGCGAGCGCGACAAGCGCACGTTCGCGCAGCGGCGCGGGCAGGCGCTCGTCGAAGCACTCCGTCGCGGGATGTCCTCATCGGTGCTACCTGGCGCCTCCACCAAGTCGACCGTCGTGGTCACCATCGACCACGAAAAGCTACGTGCCGCGTCCGCCGCCGGCAGCGTCGTGGGTGGAGTGGACGATGGCACGCTCCTTGGCAGCGAAACGATTCGCAAGTTGGCGTGTGACGGCGTCGTCCTCCCGGTGCTGGTCGACAAACATGGGGGAGTGCTGGACGCCGGCCGCGCCGAGCGCTACATCACCCGCGAGATGTTGCGCGCACTGTGGCTCCGCGACCGGCACTGCACCTTCCCGGGTTGTACTGCACCTGCCTTCTGGTGCGACGGCCACCACCTGATCCACTGGGCCGACGGCGGACCAACTCGTCTCGATCTGTCCGCGCTGTTATGCGGAG
It encodes the following:
- a CDS encoding acyl-CoA desaturase codes for the protein MTALQKKETNPIAHLTRYDIECLGKELDAIRDEVISERGSSDAAYIRRVIDVQRKLELSSRAVLLFAKYKPAFVLGTVGLTVSKILENMEIGHNVMHGQWDWMRDPKIHSTTWEWDNASPADLWKHSHNELHHTYTNVLGRDNDLGYGIMRVDEDQKWSPFYLGQPAWNFLNACFFEYGIAAYDLELGKYFAGRKDKERFKTDSRKVLNKIRQQMTKDYVIHPALAVPFGSAKRTLFANYLANLGRNLWTHSVIMCGHFPEGVETFTKTSIDGETRGDWYLRQMIGSANIDGSRAMHIATGNLSYQIEHHLFPDLPSNRYQEISPKIRDICERYGLQYVTGPLHKQVASAWGKVFRLSLPNHLAAKFAPKPRRRVVAPTALPSQLRERESATVAA
- a CDS encoding HNH endonuclease signature motif containing protein; this encodes MASCSAAVNSRGDAAPVGAAVVDAQISPRTGATVLREMEKLRAEVEPEAMLAVIDALLQMGRRHGPAGVRMVRPELLARFGSSAFQEDQERRAQRVELSRGIEDDGLHRYDLTLDNESRAILEGAIGPLSKPVPGPNGERDKRTFAQRRGQALVEALRRGMSSSVLPGASTKSTVVVTIDHEKLRAASAAGSVVGGVDDGTLLGSETIRKLACDGVVLPVLVDKHGGVLDAGRAERYITREMLRALWLRDRHCTFPGCTAPAFWCDGHHLIHWADGGPTRLDLSALLCGGHHTIVHRDRLAGRVIDEEVVWDLLAGSYDKYLLEWRAEQAPPDEHPSIQDRPADLHRPSGEAHLAFSEFFKLIGASFSTGPAGQVKLSWAQVH